CGTGCAGAGGTGTCCCGTGGGAGTCCGCCAAAAGAAAGTAGCTGTCCAGGATCTTGAAATCGGCATGTTTGTGTCCGATCTCGATCGCCCGTGGCATCAGACGCCTTTCCCGATCCAGGGCTTCCATATCCGGTCCCAGGATGACATCCGTTCACTGGTTTCGTACTGCAAGTGGGTTGTTGTAGACGTTGAAGAAACCCGTGAAAACATCGAAAAGAATTTTTCCGGCAGTCGCTTCGTCGCGGGCAAGCCCCAGCGTAAGGGAAACAAGCGCGAAGAGGTGCAGTTGCCCCCGCTGAGTATCAAGGAGCCGGTCAGCTACGAAAACGTCACCACCATGAAGAAAGAGCTCAAGGTTTCCAGAAAGGTCATGATGGATGCCGAAGCTTCTCTTCACCGGGTTTTTGAGTCAGTTCAGGCAGGGGCCACACCCGACTTGCGGGAAGTGGCTGCGGTTACGCGAAGAATGGTCGAAAGTGCCGTTCGCAATCCTGATGCACTGCTCTGGCTAAGCCGGACAAGCCACCACGACGATTACACCTATCGGCATTCCCTGAATACCGCCGTCTGGGCGCTGGTCTGCGGCCGTCAGTTGGGCCTCAACGAAGGCCTGCTGAACCACCTGGGCCTCGGCTGCCTGTTATCGCAGATCGGCAAGCTGGACCTTCCGGGCCGCATTCTCCGCAATGAGGGCAAACTGAACGCTGATGATTTCGCGCTTTACCGCAGTTATGTGGAAAAAGGGGTAGCGAAACTGGCGGACACCGGAGTATCTCGGGCTGTTGTCAGTGTTGTGCAGGGGCATCGCGAGCGCCATAACGGCTCCGGCTTCCCGGAAGGTGTCCGGGGCGACAGAATTCCATTGTTGGCCAAGGTTGCCGGACTGGCAGAGTACTTCGAGACTCTGATCGGCCCCCGCGATGCGGGTGAGCCGATGACGCCCGCCCGTGCGGTGAATCTGGTGTACGACATGCGCAACATCGAGTTCCAGGAAGACCTGGCAGAGCAGTTCATTCAGGCCATTGGTATCTATCCTACCGGCAGCCTGGTTGAACTGACGGATGGTCAGCGCGGAATTGTGGTTTCCCATACCCCGGAGCGCCGCTTGTGGCCGAAGGTCATGGTGATGACTGATCGCGCCCACCATCCCCTCAAGTCTGCCCGGATTGTGGACCTGGCGAAGTATAACGAGGGTCGCAACGCCTACGAAGCCCTGTCCATTGCCGAGTGTCTGCCAGACGGCACAGAAGGGCTGCATCCGGAACATTATGACGTGACCGGGGCAGAGTCTCGCTGGAACCTGTCCCGGATTGTCGGCGCCTGAGAAGGGCGCCGGCAGGGTCATTTATTCGATAATGACGCGAAGCTGTTTTTTCACCCAACGATAGGTGTCGTCCGGGCGGAAATTGACCAGTAGTTCTGATTCCCCTCCCGATTCTCCCGCTACAAAATAGTCAACCGAAGCTGATTGCCAGCCGAAGGAATGGACGACCACGTCCTGGCTCCGGGTGCTCACGGATTCAATATCCGCCAGCTCAGGTTTCCCGCCTATTTTCTTTACCTTGACTGTTTTGATAGCGGTATCGGTAGCGGGGAATTCGACTACGTCATCGTCCAGATAGTAGCGGTTGGCGAGCCGGGTGGTGATGGTGTCCAGTTCCCGGGTCAGGTAATTCCTGGCGTCGTCGACGTCGGCATCGTCCAGGCTGCGGACCGCATTCATGATCCGGTCGCGCTTGTTTTCCAGGTCCACCCGATACTCAACGTCTTCATCGCGCTCGTCCGTGTCTTCGGGCCGTTCCGGAGCGGCAGCGATTTCTTCATCGGTTGGTGGGGCTTCGCACAGTTCATTGCCCTCCGGGAAGAAGCAGATGCGGCTGAGCACCTGGTTGGCGGGCGAGGTATCATTGCCGGCTGATTCGAATTCGTCCTGGGGCACGTGGAAGTCTATCGGCTCGTCCAGTTCGGCCAGTGCCACATTCAGCTGGGTGATCACACGCTCGCGAATTTCGATGCCTTCCCCACTGGAGATGTTCAGCTTCCAGTTCAGTGCCAGCAGGAAGCGGGTGAGGTTGATCAACGGTACATCAAGAAGAAGCTGCTGCTCGGTAATGCGGTGGCTCTGAAGCCCCTCGGCGGTGGTTCCGGGGATTTGTAATGCGGTCCGCAGGTCCGGAAAGAATTCCAGGGGTGTGACCACGGGTTGAACGGGTACACCTTCTGCCAGTTCCAGGTTGCCGACTTTCAGGGTCAGGGTTTCGCCAGGGAAATAACGATAGCGGCCCTCGCTGTCAGTGGTGTCACTACGGCTCGCTGTGGAGTAAGACAACCCGGAAATGCCCGCGGGCATGATCTGGCCGGTGCGGGAACCGTCACCACTATCACCTCCGTCATCGTCGAGGCAGCCGGCCAGAAGCAGGACAGAGACCAGAGGCAGTAAAGCGGACTTGAAGTGAGCGGATCTCATGGCAGCGCGTACATTCCTGACGTTTTGGCCTGCGTAGCAGAGCCTTTGTAAATTGTTGTAACCGGCATTATAAGGACGCCGCTTCTGCCATATCGGGAAACCTGTCGCAGTTTGGGGTTTTTATGATTTTGGCCCGGCAGTGCGCTGCCTACTTGAATTTCTCTTTCCGGGCCACAACTTATAGCTACCTGTTTTTTTGTTCTACTGGACTCATTATGACCAACGCACTCGAAATTGAAGGTCTGGTCAAGACCTATGGCGACGGCTTCCAGGCCCTCAAGGGCATTGATATGCATGTGGCCGAAGGTGATTTCTTCGCGCTGCTGGGCCCCAACGGCGCTGGCAAGTCCACCACCCTTGGTATCGTCTGTTCGCTGGTGAACAAGAGTGCAGGCAAGGTCCGTGTGTTCGGCTCCGACATCGACACCCATCTCTCGGACGCCAAGCTGAACCTGGGCGTTGTGCCTCAGGAGTTCAACTTTAACCAGTTCGAGAAGGTGTTCGACATTGTCACCACCCAGGCGGGCTACTACGGCATTCCTCTTAAAAAGGCATCGGTATCCGCGGAAAAGTATCTGCGCCAGCTCGGGTTGTGGGACAAGCGCAACACCCCGGCGATGATGCTGTCGGGTGGTATGAAGCGGCGGCTGATGATTGCCCGGGCACTGGTGCATGAGCCAAAGCTGCTGATCCTCGATGAGCCCACCGCAGGTGTGGATATCGAATTGCGCCGCTCGATGTGGACCTTCCTCGAGGAAATGAACCGCCAGGGCACCACCATTATCCTCACCACACATTACCTGGAAGAGGCGGAAGCCCTGTGCCGCAACATCGCGATTATTGATCACGGCCGGATCCTGCGGAACACCAGCAAGCGGGAACTGTTGCAGCAGCTGAGTTCAGAAACCTTTGTGCTGGATACTGCCGAACCGCTCGAGAAAGCGCCGGACCTTGATGGCTTCTACGGCCATCTGGACGGTGAGGGCGCGCTGGTGGTGGACGTGGAGAAGGGCCAGAGCCTGAACGGCATGTTCATTCAGCTTGAACGGCAGGGTATCCGTGTGGTCAGCATGCGCACCAAGGCCAATCGCCTGGAAGAGTTGTTTATTCGCATGGTGGAGGACAACAACACCAGCACTGCGAAACAGGGAGAAACCGCATGAGAACGGATGCAATGCTGACGGCCTACAAGACCATCGTGACCCGGGAAATTCGCCGGTTTACGCGGATATGGCCGCAAACGCTGCTGCCGCCGGCGGTCACCATGACGCTGTACTTCATTATTTTCGGCAACCTCATCGGCTCCCGAATCGGGGTGATGGGCGGGTTCGATTATATGTCGTTCATCGTTCCGGGGCTGATCATGATGGCGGTGATCACCAGTTCCTATTCCAACGTGGTATCTTCGTTCTTCTCCATGAAGTTCCAGCGCAGCATCGAGGAACTGCTGGTGTCGCCGGTGCCCAACTGGATCATTCTGGCGGGTTATGTCACCGGCGGCATGTCCCGGGGACTGGGCATTGGTCTTATCGTGACGCTGCTGTCGCTGGGCTTTACCGAGCTGTCGATTCATCACCTGCCCATGGTGATCCTCACGGTGTTCCTGACCTCGGCACTGTTTTCACTGGGTGGCTTCATCAACGCCATGCTGGCTACCAAGTTCGATGACATTTCCATTGTGCCGACCTTCGTGCTGACGCCGCTGACGTACCTCGGCGGGGTGTTCTACTCCATCGATATGCTGCCGGGCTTCTGGCAGGGGGTGTCGATGATCAATCCGATTCTGTACATGGTAAATGCCTTCCGCTATGGCATTCTCGGGGTGTCGGATGTCAATCCATACATTGCTCTTGGTATGATTCTGTTGTTTATTGCCATCCTGTCTGCCATTTCCCTGCGTATGCTGGCGCGCGGCAAGGGCATTCGTCACTGATGTCTGGTTCCAGGATTTCTCATGGCCCTTATTGATGCCCCGCTGGGCAAGTCCAGCGATTACCCGGATTCCTACGATCCGCAACTGCTGTTCCCTGTCGCCCGGGATGAAAACCGCCGCCGCATTGGTCTGGAGGATGGTCGCTGGCCCTGGTTCGGTGAAGATCTCTGGCAGGCCTGGGAAATTTCCTGGCTGCGGCCGGGTGGTGTACCCGCGGTGGCATGGGGGGAAATCCGCGTGCCTGCGGC
Above is a genomic segment from Marinobacter panjinensis containing:
- a CDS encoding HD-GYP domain-containing protein translates to MGVRQKKVAVQDLEIGMFVSDLDRPWHQTPFPIQGFHIRSQDDIRSLVSYCKWVVVDVEETRENIEKNFSGSRFVAGKPQRKGNKREEVQLPPLSIKEPVSYENVTTMKKELKVSRKVMMDAEASLHRVFESVQAGATPDLREVAAVTRRMVESAVRNPDALLWLSRTSHHDDYTYRHSLNTAVWALVCGRQLGLNEGLLNHLGLGCLLSQIGKLDLPGRILRNEGKLNADDFALYRSYVEKGVAKLADTGVSRAVVSVVQGHRERHNGSGFPEGVRGDRIPLLAKVAGLAEYFETLIGPRDAGEPMTPARAVNLVYDMRNIEFQEDLAEQFIQAIGIYPTGSLVELTDGQRGIVVSHTPERRLWPKVMVMTDRAHHPLKSARIVDLAKYNEGRNAYEALSIAECLPDGTEGLHPEHYDVTGAESRWNLSRIVGA
- a CDS encoding organic solvent ABC transporter permease yields the protein MRSAHFKSALLPLVSVLLLAGCLDDDGGDSGDGSRTGQIMPAGISGLSYSTASRSDTTDSEGRYRYFPGETLTLKVGNLELAEGVPVQPVVTPLEFFPDLRTALQIPGTTAEGLQSHRITEQQLLLDVPLINLTRFLLALNWKLNISSGEGIEIRERVITQLNVALAELDEPIDFHVPQDEFESAGNDTSPANQVLSRICFFPEGNELCEAPPTDEEIAAAPERPEDTDERDEDVEYRVDLENKRDRIMNAVRSLDDADVDDARNYLTRELDTITTRLANRYYLDDDVVEFPATDTAIKTVKVKKIGGKPELADIESVSTRSQDVVVHSFGWQSASVDYFVAGESGGESELLVNFRPDDTYRWVKKQLRVIIE
- a CDS encoding ABC transporter ATP-binding protein — encoded protein: MTNALEIEGLVKTYGDGFQALKGIDMHVAEGDFFALLGPNGAGKSTTLGIVCSLVNKSAGKVRVFGSDIDTHLSDAKLNLGVVPQEFNFNQFEKVFDIVTTQAGYYGIPLKKASVSAEKYLRQLGLWDKRNTPAMMLSGGMKRRLMIARALVHEPKLLILDEPTAGVDIELRRSMWTFLEEMNRQGTTIILTTHYLEEAEALCRNIAIIDHGRILRNTSKRELLQQLSSETFVLDTAEPLEKAPDLDGFYGHLDGEGALVVDVEKGQSLNGMFIQLERQGIRVVSMRTKANRLEELFIRMVEDNNTSTAKQGETA
- a CDS encoding ABC transporter permease; the encoded protein is MRTDAMLTAYKTIVTREIRRFTRIWPQTLLPPAVTMTLYFIIFGNLIGSRIGVMGGFDYMSFIVPGLIMMAVITSSYSNVVSSFFSMKFQRSIEELLVSPVPNWIILAGYVTGGMSRGLGIGLIVTLLSLGFTELSIHHLPMVILTVFLTSALFSLGGFINAMLATKFDDISIVPTFVLTPLTYLGGVFYSIDMLPGFWQGVSMINPILYMVNAFRYGILGVSDVNPYIALGMILLFIAILSAISLRMLARGKGIRH